Proteins encoded together in one Chryseobacterium taklimakanense window:
- the pdeM gene encoding ligase-associated DNA damage response endonuclease PdeM → MSEIRFLNKNIQGENLTFTDRSALFWAREKALIISDLHVGKTAYFRKNGIAVPSNILNDDLKKLEKLIIFFKAEKLIIVGDFLHAGNNSDIDIFCVWRSNFPQLEIILVKGNHDRINPEILEKACIKEMVDELFIPPFTFNHDPLVSELKFFISGHIHPGVLMESPIQRMKFPCYAVSGNQLILPAFSSFTGLNYKTLGPNFIKIAFAKGHIFMV, encoded by the coding sequence ATGTCAGAAATCAGATTTTTAAACAAGAATATTCAGGGGGAAAACCTCACTTTTACCGATCGAAGCGCCTTGTTTTGGGCTCGTGAAAAAGCATTAATCATCAGTGATTTACACGTAGGTAAAACCGCTTATTTTCGTAAAAACGGCATTGCGGTGCCATCAAATATCTTGAATGATGATTTAAAAAAACTGGAAAAACTGATCATTTTTTTTAAAGCCGAAAAACTGATCATCGTGGGCGATTTTCTTCATGCCGGAAACAATTCTGACATCGATATTTTTTGCGTGTGGCGCAGCAATTTTCCTCAACTTGAAATCATTTTGGTTAAAGGCAATCACGACCGCATCAACCCTGAAATCCTGGAAAAAGCCTGCATCAAAGAAATGGTTGACGAACTGTTTATCCCGCCGTTTACCTTCAATCACGACCCTTTAGTTTCTGAACTTAAATTCTTTATTTCAGGTCACATTCATCCCGGCGTGTTGATGGAAAGCCCGATCCAAAGGATGAAATTTCCCTGTTATGCGGTTTCCGGGAATCAGCTCATTTTACCGGCCTTCAGCAGTTTTACCGGCCTCAATTATAAAACTTTGGGTCCGAATTTTATAAAAATAGCTTTCGCGAAAGGCCATATCTTTATGGTCTGA
- a CDS encoding ligase-associated DNA damage response DEXH box helicase: MKGKGMSPFTFQQETWEKFSRDYSGMVIAPTGFGKTYSVFLAVITDFLNQPEKYHDGLKLLWITPLRALAKDIGKAMSEAIDEIGLDWEVAVRNGDTPREERARQTRKMPDILIITPESLHLLLAQKQHQKFFKNLKCIAVDEWHELLGTKRGVLTELAVSRLVSYQAKVKIWGITATIGNLDEALDVLIPYGIKKTKVVAKEKKQIDILPVFPDEVEVLPWAGHLGAKLVDKVVPIILGSKTTLVFTNTRSQAEMWYQLLLNHYPDFAGQIAIHHSSIDKELRIWIEENLSSGYLKAAISTSSLDLGVDFKPVDTVIQVGSSKGVARFLQRAGRSGHSPFETSKIYFVPTHSLELIEVAALKEAIKQKIIEPREPIILTYDVLVQYLVTLAVGDGFNERETFLQIKKTNAFRDLTEENWAWFLRFITTGGSLKNYEEFHKVVVEEGLYRVTSRRIAMLHRMNIGAIVSDAMMKVKFVGGGYVGMIEEYFISKLKKEDRFILAGRVLEVSHIKEMTVYVRNSKGKAMIPSYLGGRLPLTSYLSQFLRQKLSQSLQAKSSEKELKFLHPLLVSQQEHSHIPEEDEFLVELIKTRDGYHLFMYPFEGRLIHEVMSALIAFRISKITPISFSMAMNDYGFELLSNQEIPLTEENLKEILSKENLLRDVMSSINATEMARRKFRDIAVISGMVIQTYPGEQKSNKNLQASSGLIFNVLEDYDSENLLLKQAYAEVFNQQIEEARLMQAFKRIENQKIILKVSNSFTPLSFPIKVDSLRQSLTSEDLETRIRRMQEESLRKRGLR; encoded by the coding sequence ATGAAAGGAAAAGGCATGTCGCCATTCACATTCCAGCAGGAAACGTGGGAAAAGTTTTCGAGAGATTACAGCGGAATGGTGATTGCCCCGACGGGGTTTGGGAAAACTTATTCGGTGTTTTTAGCCGTTATCACTGATTTTTTAAATCAGCCGGAAAAATACCATGACGGTTTGAAATTGCTGTGGATCACACCTTTGCGTGCCCTGGCAAAAGATATCGGTAAAGCGATGAGCGAAGCGATTGACGAAATCGGCCTCGACTGGGAAGTTGCGGTGCGCAACGGCGACACGCCCCGCGAAGAACGCGCCAGACAAACCCGAAAAATGCCGGATATCCTCATCATCACCCCAGAAAGTCTGCATTTACTTCTGGCCCAAAAACAGCATCAGAAATTTTTTAAAAACTTGAAATGCATCGCAGTTGACGAGTGGCACGAGCTGCTTGGAACAAAAAGAGGCGTTTTGACCGAGCTTGCGGTTTCCCGCCTGGTTTCATATCAGGCAAAAGTTAAAATTTGGGGAATTACAGCAACAATCGGGAATTTGGATGAAGCCCTGGATGTCCTGATTCCTTATGGTATTAAAAAAACAAAAGTTGTTGCGAAAGAAAAAAAACAAATCGACATTCTTCCGGTTTTTCCTGATGAAGTGGAAGTTTTGCCGTGGGCAGGGCATCTCGGTGCGAAACTGGTTGATAAAGTGGTGCCTATAATACTTGGGAGCAAAACCACATTGGTTTTTACCAATACGCGGAGCCAGGCAGAAATGTGGTACCAGCTGCTGCTGAATCATTATCCTGATTTTGCCGGCCAAATCGCGATTCACCACAGCTCGATCGACAAGGAATTGCGAATCTGGATCGAGGAAAATTTGAGTTCTGGTTATTTGAAAGCTGCCATTTCTACATCATCTCTGGATTTGGGAGTGGATTTCAAACCCGTAGACACGGTGATTCAGGTAGGATCCAGTAAAGGTGTGGCACGTTTTTTACAGCGGGCCGGCCGTAGCGGGCATTCCCCTTTCGAAACCTCAAAAATTTACTTCGTGCCCACGCATTCCCTTGAACTGATTGAAGTTGCAGCGCTGAAGGAAGCCATTAAACAAAAAATCATCGAACCGCGTGAACCCATCATTCTGACTTATGATGTTTTGGTACAGTACCTCGTTACGCTCGCTGTGGGAGACGGTTTTAATGAAAGGGAAACTTTTTTGCAGATCAAAAAAACGAATGCGTTCCGGGATTTAACTGAGGAAAACTGGGCGTGGTTCCTGAGATTTATCACCACCGGCGGTTCGCTGAAAAATTATGAAGAATTCCATAAAGTCGTTGTAGAAGAAGGCTTGTACAGAGTCACGAGCCGCAGGATTGCGATGCTGCACCGCATGAATATTGGTGCTATCGTAAGCGATGCAATGATGAAGGTGAAATTTGTCGGTGGCGGTTATGTCGGGATGATAGAGGAATATTTTATCTCAAAACTTAAAAAAGAGGACCGTTTTATTTTGGCTGGGCGTGTCCTGGAAGTTTCCCACATCAAGGAAATGACAGTTTATGTCCGAAATTCTAAAGGCAAGGCGATGATTCCCAGTTATTTGGGTGGCCGGTTGCCTTTGACATCTTATTTGAGTCAGTTTTTAAGGCAAAAGTTATCGCAGTCGCTTCAGGCAAAATCTTCAGAAAAGGAACTGAAATTTCTGCATCCCTTACTGGTGAGCCAGCAAGAGCACTCGCACATACCGGAAGAAGACGAATTTTTGGTAGAATTAATCAAGACCCGCGATGGCTACCATCTTTTTATGTACCCATTCGAAGGGCGGCTGATCCACGAAGTGATGTCGGCACTTATTGCATTCAGGATTTCGAAAATCACGCCGATTTCGTTTTCAATGGCGATGAACGATTATGGTTTTGAACTTTTGAGTAACCAGGAAATTCCGTTGACAGAAGAAAATCTGAAAGAAATTTTATCCAAAGAAAATCTGCTTCGCGATGTGATGAGTTCGATCAATGCTACTGAAATGGCACGCCGGAAGTTCCGTGACATCGCTGTAATTTCCGGAATGGTCATCCAGACTTATCCGGGCGAGCAGAAATCGAACAAAAATCTTCAGGCCAGTTCAGGATTGATTTTCAATGTTTTGGAAGATTATGATTCTGAAAATCTTTTGCTGAAACAGGCATACGCTGAAGTCTTTAATCAGCAGATTGAGGAGGCACGGTTGATGCAGGCTTTTAAACGTATTGAGAATCAAAAGATTATTTTAAAAGTAAGCAATTCATTTACACCGCTCAGTTTCCCGATAAAGGTAGACAGTCTGCGGCAAAGCCTGACTTCGGAAGATTTGGAAACCCGGATACGAAGAATGCAGGAGGAATCTTTGAGGAAACGGGGCTTACGGTAG
- a CDS encoding ATP-dependent DNA ligase, whose translation MKHFAQLISSLESTNKTNAKIDAIVNYLENAPDNDKLWFLALFTGKRPKRPVNTNYLKQWALEITGLPEWLFVESYSSVGDLGETLSLILPAPEHHIEKTLSEWMGELLQLKDKTEEEKRQYVLESWNGLDYTERFIFNKLIGGSFRIGVSKKLLINALSKYSEIEQNQLMHSIMGKWNFDEVNFQDLIEGTNINPDNSKPYPFCLAYPLEKGIEDLGEISDWQFEYKWDGIRGQLIKRNGEVFIWSRGEELVTPQFPELKETLENVEGDFVIDGEILAVKNDEVLNFNELQKRLNRKNITKKMMEEIPVQVFAYDMLEFKGEDLREKPLSKRRKMLEDLLVQNQNTKISLSQIIEAENYNDLKEIREKSREINSEGLMLKQKNSSYHSGRKKGDWWKWKVDPLTIDAVLVYAQKGSGRRSSYYTDYTFAVKNEDKLVTIAKAYSGLTDKEIMEVSRFVTRNSIEKFGPVRTVKPELVFEIAFEGIGFSSRHKSGVALRFPRIVRWRRDKTADEIDELEEVKKLIK comes from the coding sequence ATGAAACACTTTGCACAACTCATATCATCCCTCGAAAGCACCAATAAGACCAATGCTAAAATTGATGCAATCGTAAATTATCTGGAAAATGCTCCGGATAACGATAAGTTATGGTTCCTCGCGCTTTTCACGGGCAAAAGGCCAAAACGCCCCGTAAATACAAATTATCTGAAACAGTGGGCTTTGGAAATTACCGGACTTCCGGAATGGCTTTTCGTGGAGAGTTACAGTTCTGTCGGCGATTTGGGTGAAACGCTTTCCCTTATTCTCCCGGCGCCGGAACATCATATCGAGAAAACGCTCTCGGAATGGATGGGCGAACTTTTGCAGCTTAAAGATAAAACCGAAGAAGAGAAAAGACAGTACGTTCTCGAAAGCTGGAACGGTTTGGATTATACCGAACGTTTCATCTTCAATAAGTTGATTGGCGGCAGTTTCCGAATCGGTGTCTCAAAAAAATTACTTATCAATGCGCTTTCAAAATATTCCGAAATTGAGCAAAACCAGCTGATGCACAGTATTATGGGTAAATGGAATTTCGATGAGGTCAATTTTCAGGATTTAATCGAAGGCACCAACATCAATCCCGACAATTCCAAGCCGTATCCGTTCTGCCTGGCTTACCCTTTGGAAAAAGGAATTGAAGATTTGGGCGAAATTTCTGACTGGCAGTTTGAGTACAAATGGGACGGCATTCGAGGGCAATTAATTAAAAGAAACGGGGAAGTTTTTATCTGGTCCAGAGGTGAAGAACTGGTCACACCTCAATTTCCGGAACTGAAGGAAACTTTGGAAAATGTTGAAGGTGATTTTGTTATTGATGGCGAAATTCTCGCTGTTAAGAATGATGAGGTCCTGAATTTCAATGAACTGCAGAAAAGGCTCAACCGGAAAAACATCACCAAAAAAATGATGGAGGAAATTCCGGTACAGGTTTTTGCGTACGATATGCTGGAGTTCAAAGGTGAAGATCTTCGGGAAAAACCACTGTCAAAAAGAAGAAAGATGCTGGAGGATTTATTGGTTCAAAATCAAAACACCAAAATTTCTCTTTCTCAAATTATTGAGGCAGAAAATTATAATGACTTAAAGGAAATCCGTGAAAAATCCCGCGAAATCAACAGCGAAGGTTTGATGCTGAAACAAAAAAATTCAAGCTATCATTCAGGGCGAAAAAAAGGCGACTGGTGGAAATGGAAAGTAGATCCACTAACCATCGACGCGGTGCTGGTTTACGCTCAAAAAGGCAGCGGCAGACGCAGCAGTTATTACACCGATTACACTTTTGCAGTGAAAAATGAAGACAAACTCGTCACGATAGCCAAAGCGTATTCTGGATTAACCGACAAAGAGATTATGGAAGTGAGCCGTTTTGTGACGAGAAATTCCATTGAAAAGTTTGGGCCGGTGCGAACGGTAAAACCTGAACTGGTTTTCGAAATCGCCTTTGAAGGCATCGGTTTCAGCAGCCGGCATAAAAGTGGTGTAGCACTTCGTTTCCCGCGGATTGTCCGTTGGAGACGTGACAAAACTGCTGATGAAATCGACGAACTGGAAGAGGTGAAAAAATTGATCAAATAA
- a CDS encoding ligase-associated DNA damage response exonuclease, protein MKKTSFIKFTNKGIYCVPGKFYIDPWRPVDLAVISHGHGDHARWGMKKYLCHHYTKPVLKHRIGEDIEIQSLEYAEEININGVKVSFFPAGHIVGSAQIRMEWKGYVIVFSGDYKVDDDGISTPFELVKCNEFITESTFGLPIYNWLKPEDYSEKMRTWAENNRENGKTSVFVGYSLGKAQRIMKSVEGQGRIFVHSSIAKLNDAIESVGIDLPKYETVNFFENYKETKGEIVIVPPALLDSNVIKKIPDRATAICSGWMQVRGSRRWRSADAGFAISDHADWTGLLNTVKATEAEKVFVTHGQTAVFAKYLNEIGINAVELQTIFGDEETGEKEILEEKNDTE, encoded by the coding sequence TTGAAAAAAACGTCTTTCATCAAATTCACTAATAAAGGCATTTACTGCGTTCCCGGGAAGTTTTATATCGATCCGTGGCGGCCGGTTGATCTGGCTGTGATTTCGCACGGCCATGGCGACCACGCACGTTGGGGCATGAAGAAATACCTCTGCCACCACTATACCAAACCTGTTTTAAAGCACAGAATTGGTGAGGACATTGAAATACAGAGCCTGGAATATGCCGAGGAAATCAATATCAACGGGGTGAAAGTCTCGTTTTTCCCGGCAGGGCATATCGTAGGTTCTGCACAGATCAGGATGGAATGGAAAGGTTATGTAATCGTGTTTTCAGGGGATTACAAAGTTGATGACGACGGAATTTCCACACCTTTTGAATTGGTGAAATGCAATGAATTTATCACGGAAAGCACTTTCGGGTTGCCGATTTACAACTGGCTGAAACCTGAAGATTATTCCGAAAAAATGCGGACCTGGGCAGAAAATAACCGCGAAAACGGTAAGACTTCCGTTTTTGTGGGCTATTCTTTGGGAAAAGCGCAGCGCATTATGAAATCAGTCGAAGGACAGGGTAGGATTTTCGTGCACAGTTCTATTGCTAAACTCAACGACGCCATTGAAAGTGTCGGAATTGACCTGCCAAAGTATGAAACCGTTAACTTCTTTGAAAATTATAAAGAAACAAAAGGTGAAATCGTCATCGTTCCGCCAGCACTGTTGGACAGCAATGTGATAAAAAAAATTCCGGATCGTGCCACAGCGATTTGTTCCGGCTGGATGCAGGTTCGCGGATCCAGGCGCTGGCGCTCCGCGGATGCTGGCTTTGCAATTTCTGATCATGCAGACTGGACCGGACTTCTAAATACCGTGAAAGCCACCGAAGCCGAAAAGGTTTTTGTCACGCACGGGCAGACTGCGGTTTTTGCTAAATATTTAAATGAAATAGGGATCAATGCCGTGGAACTTCAAACTATTTTCGGCGACGAGGAAACCGGGGAAAAAGAAATTTTGGAAGAAAAGAATGATACTGAATAA
- a CDS encoding pyridoxamine 5'-phosphate oxidase family protein, with translation MSTENLHSQEAVKKLKELSESARTCMFCTELSTLPNNARPMSLQECDQEGNLWFISSSDSNKNFEIKEDNRVQLYFMNNGSSEYLSIFGKAYIYTDKNTIEDKWSSFANAWFEEGKDDPKVTIIRVTPDETYYWDTKAGKFVSMVTFIASAVTGIKTDNSDGVEGNLTV, from the coding sequence ATGTCAACAGAAAATTTGCATAGCCAGGAAGCTGTGAAAAAACTGAAAGAACTTTCGGAAAGCGCAAGGACCTGTATGTTCTGCACCGAACTTTCTACTCTTCCAAACAATGCGCGGCCCATGTCACTGCAGGAATGCGACCAAGAAGGCAACCTGTGGTTTATCAGCAGCAGCGACAGCAACAAAAATTTTGAAATAAAGGAGGACAACCGCGTCCAGCTATATTTCATGAACAACGGCAGCTCCGAATATCTGTCAATTTTTGGAAAAGCATACATTTACACTGATAAAAATACCATTGAAGATAAATGGTCTTCATTTGCCAACGCCTGGTTCGAGGAAGGCAAAGATGACCCAAAGGTTACGATCATCCGTGTAACGCCGGATGAAACCTATTACTGGGATACAAAAGCCGGTAAGTTCGTTTCGATGGTTACATTCATCGCGTCAGCCGTAACAGGGATTAAAACCGACAACAGCGACGGTGTGGAAGGAAACTTAACTGTATAA
- a CDS encoding Dps family protein, whose amino-acid sequence MRPDLGIPAKNLDAIYEILNKVLADGNILYIKLRKYHWNLSGDNFMELHLLFEDQYDAVAEAIDAVAERISTLGGTAIGTTSEFAKYSQLTEAPGKVPDTQGMLHDLVNDHESIIKSLRQFIGDTDEKYGDVGTSDFLTGLIQDHEKMAWKLRKYFKDTPAASTAKKTAKK is encoded by the coding sequence ATGAGACCTGATTTAGGAATACCAGCAAAAAATCTGGATGCTATTTATGAAATCCTGAACAAAGTCCTTGCAGATGGAAACATCCTTTACATCAAATTGAGAAAATACCACTGGAATCTTTCCGGAGACAATTTTATGGAGCTTCACCTTCTGTTCGAAGACCAGTATGATGCTGTGGCTGAAGCTATTGATGCTGTAGCTGAAAGAATCAGCACACTTGGGGGCACTGCAATAGGAACAACTTCTGAATTTGCAAAATACTCGCAGCTGACCGAAGCACCGGGGAAAGTACCTGACACCCAGGGCATGCTTCACGACCTGGTCAATGACCACGAAAGCATCATCAAATCTCTGCGCCAGTTTATAGGCGATACCGATGAGAAATATGGCGATGTGGGAACATCAGATTTCCTGACCGGATTGATCCAGGATCACGAAAAGATGGCCTGGAAACTCAGAAAATATTTTAAGGATACGCCCGCTGCATCTACGGCGAAAAAAACTGCGAAAAAGTAA
- the lipA gene encoding lipoyl synthase encodes MENQILDTTVQKPKWIRVKLPTGKNYRELRTLVDKYKLNTICQSGSCPNMGECWGEGTATFMILGNICTRSCGFCGVKTGKPLDVNWDEPEKVARSIKLMKIKHAVLTSVDRDDLKDMGSILWAETVNAVRRISPGTTMETLIPDFQGIHKHIDRLVEVAPEVISHNMETVKRLTREVRIQAKYERSLDVLRYLKEAGQNRTKTGIMLGLGEEKDEVFQTIEDVRNANVDVITLGQYLQPTKKHLPVKKFITPEEFDEYGAFARSLGFRHVESSPLVRSSYHAEKHIH; translated from the coding sequence ATGGAAAATCAAATTCTAGATACCACCGTACAAAAACCAAAATGGATCCGCGTAAAGCTTCCCACCGGAAAAAATTACCGTGAACTCCGCACTTTGGTAGATAAATATAAACTCAACACCATTTGCCAAAGCGGAAGCTGCCCAAATATGGGTGAATGCTGGGGCGAGGGCACCGCAACTTTTATGATTCTCGGAAACATCTGTACGAGAAGCTGCGGATTTTGTGGCGTAAAGACCGGAAAACCTCTCGACGTCAATTGGGATGAACCTGAAAAAGTAGCGCGTTCCATTAAGCTCATGAAAATCAAACATGCGGTGCTAACCTCGGTTGACCGTGACGATTTGAAAGATATGGGTTCGATCCTTTGGGCCGAAACAGTAAATGCCGTGCGCAGAATCTCTCCCGGAACCACAATGGAAACTTTGATTCCCGATTTCCAGGGAATTCATAAGCATATCGACCGTTTGGTTGAAGTTGCTCCGGAAGTGATTTCACACAATATGGAAACCGTGAAACGCCTCACCCGAGAAGTCAGAATTCAGGCCAAATATGAAAGAAGCCTTGATGTTTTAAGATATTTAAAAGAAGCCGGACAAAACCGCACCAAAACCGGGATCATGCTGGGTTTGGGTGAGGAAAAAGACGAAGTTTTTCAGACGATTGAGGATGTACGCAATGCAAATGTCGATGTCATTACACTTGGGCAATACCTTCAGCCTACGAAGAAACATCTGCCGGTAAAGAAATTCATCACCCCGGAAGAATTTGATGAATACGGTGCTTTTGCGAGAAGTTTAGGCTTCCGTCACGTGGAAAGTTCACCGCTGGTTCGCAGTTCTTATCACGCCGAAAAACATATTCATTAA
- a CDS encoding RNA polymerase sigma factor, whose product MNEAQLLALIRKAQEKDQKAQTQLINAFWVDVFSFVLKKVKDGNDADEITVNVFSKVLNKLDIYDPNFQFKTWVLTIAQNTVIDFWRKRSRENEDATAELHDVRNQFAKSPEELLISAEEQKKILKIVESMDANYQEILRMRFFEEKSIKEISEELNLSVSNTKVRIMRAKKILAALLKDSDFNPE is encoded by the coding sequence ATGAATGAAGCTCAACTTCTTGCACTGATCCGAAAAGCACAGGAAAAAGACCAGAAAGCCCAGACGCAACTGATTAACGCGTTTTGGGTTGATGTGTTTTCCTTTGTCCTGAAAAAAGTGAAAGACGGGAACGATGCCGATGAAATAACGGTGAATGTATTCTCGAAAGTCCTCAACAAGCTCGATATTTACGATCCCAATTTCCAGTTTAAAACGTGGGTTCTCACCATTGCGCAAAATACGGTAATCGACTTTTGGCGCAAAAGAAGCCGCGAGAATGAGGATGCAACCGCCGAGCTTCACGATGTGCGCAACCAGTTCGCCAAATCACCGGAAGAACTACTTATTTCTGCCGAAGAGCAAAAGAAAATCCTGAAGATCGTGGAAAGTATGGATGCTAATTATCAGGAAATCCTGCGTATGCGGTTTTTCGAGGAAAAAAGCATCAAAGAAATCTCTGAAGAACTTAATTTGTCTGTCTCAAACACGAAAGTCCGCATCATGCGCGCCAAAAAAATCCTTGCCGCTCTGCTGAAAGACAGCGACTTCAACCCGGAATAA